A single Cellulomonas sp. SLBN-39 DNA region contains:
- a CDS encoding GNAT family N-acetyltransferase yields the protein MVTTTTWTIRAITPEHPDPALVRGLVAAADAVVVDRWGTDDFCTSETEVLSQLAHQEYTGRVRLVGVVDDEVVGYASLDLPVRDNTHTGWLDLGVVPAHRGRGLGTALHGAALDAARAAGRTTLMCSVDQAVEPPEGPGTLAPSTGVGRVRADDPGVRFARAHGWSLEQVERHSRLDVPVDPDRLAAFRADAERAAGPDYRVVTWTDVCPDAYVDSYARLVQSMSTDAPVGGLDLGEDGWDAQRVRTQEQVIAERGDHLLTTAVEHLPSGELAAYSSFHAPARSTQFVWQDDTLVAAAHRGHRLGMLVKAVQLQRLAAERPDVRRVSTWNAEENRWMLAINVALGFRPAGGAGEWQRPLA from the coding sequence ATGGTCACGACGACGACGTGGACGATCCGGGCGATCACCCCCGAGCACCCCGACCCCGCCCTCGTGCGCGGGCTCGTCGCGGCGGCCGACGCGGTCGTGGTCGACCGGTGGGGCACCGACGACTTCTGCACGTCCGAGACGGAGGTGCTGTCCCAGCTCGCGCACCAGGAGTACACCGGGCGCGTGCGGCTGGTCGGGGTGGTCGACGACGAGGTCGTCGGCTACGCGAGCCTCGACCTGCCGGTCCGGGACAACACGCACACCGGCTGGCTCGACCTCGGCGTCGTGCCCGCCCACCGCGGCCGGGGCCTGGGCACGGCCCTGCACGGCGCGGCCCTCGACGCCGCGCGCGCGGCCGGCCGAACCACCCTGATGTGCAGCGTCGACCAGGCCGTCGAGCCGCCCGAGGGGCCGGGCACGCTCGCACCGTCGACCGGCGTCGGCCGGGTGCGGGCCGACGACCCGGGCGTGCGGTTCGCCCGCGCGCACGGCTGGTCGCTGGAGCAGGTGGAGCGGCACTCGCGCCTCGACGTGCCCGTCGACCCCGACCGGCTCGCCGCGTTCCGCGCGGACGCCGAGCGCGCCGCCGGGCCCGACTACCGGGTGGTCACCTGGACCGACGTCTGCCCCGACGCGTACGTCGACTCCTACGCCCGGCTGGTCCAGAGCATGAGCACCGACGCACCCGTCGGCGGCCTCGACCTCGGCGAGGACGGGTGGGACGCGCAGCGGGTGCGCACCCAGGAGCAGGTGATCGCCGAGCGCGGCGACCACCTGCTGACCACCGCGGTCGAGCACCTGCCCAGCGGGGAGCTCGCGGCGTACTCGTCGTTCCACGCACCCGCGCGCAGCACGCAGTTCGTCTGGCAGGACGACACCCTCGTGGCAGCCGCGCACCGCGGGCACCGCCTGGGGATGCTGGTCAAGGCCGTGCAGCTGCAGCGGCTGGCGGCCGAGCGGCCCGACGTGCGCCGCGTGAGCACGTGGAACGCCGAGGAGAACCGCTGGATGCTCGCGATCAACGTGGCTCTCGGCTTCCGCCCCGCGGGCGGCGCCGGCGAGTGGCAGCGCCCGCTCGCCTGA
- a CDS encoding YgjV family protein, which yields MLWLEIVGWTGSVLVVVSLMQARVWRFRVMNLVGSVIATAYNAVIEIWPFAAMNAAIALINVYWLWRLNRERGDAAVYAVVEVAPDDAYLHHVLAVHADDVARFRTVPVAADAVPAADELAFLVVRGDETVGVVLVRPAGDGSGVVVLDWVTPRFRDFTPGEFVYRHSDVFAAQGLDRLVVPTTPPNARAYLDRVGFRPLPDGSWERPVAA from the coding sequence GTGCTGTGGCTGGAGATCGTGGGGTGGACGGGGTCGGTCCTCGTCGTCGTGTCGTTGATGCAGGCGCGCGTGTGGCGCTTCCGGGTGATGAACCTCGTGGGCTCGGTGATCGCGACGGCCTACAACGCGGTCATCGAGATCTGGCCGTTCGCCGCGATGAACGCGGCGATCGCGCTGATCAACGTGTACTGGCTGTGGCGCCTGAACCGTGAGCGCGGCGACGCCGCCGTGTACGCGGTGGTCGAGGTCGCCCCCGACGACGCGTACCTGCACCACGTGCTGGCGGTGCACGCCGACGACGTCGCCCGGTTCCGCACCGTGCCCGTCGCCGCCGACGCGGTGCCGGCCGCCGACGAGCTCGCGTTCCTCGTGGTGCGCGGCGACGAGACCGTCGGGGTGGTGCTCGTGCGCCCCGCGGGCGACGGCAGCGGCGTCGTGGTGCTCGACTGGGTGACGCCCCGGTTCCGGGACTTCACGCCGGGCGAGTTCGTGTACCGGCACAGCGACGTCTTCGCCGCGCAGGGCCTCGACCGGCTCGTGGTCCCGACCACCCCGCCCAACGCGCGCGCCTACCTCGACCGCGTCGGCTTCCGCCCGCTGCCCGACGGCTCGTGGGAGCGCCCTGTCGCCGCCTGA
- a CDS encoding Nramp family divalent metal transporter, with amino-acid sequence MRDNGSPVGVADGTTDAPRRGPHGRPAGRIPVLLGPAFVAAVAYVDPGNVAANLTAGARYGYLLLWVLVAANAMAVLVQYQSAKLGLVTGRSLPEILGDRLGRRSRLAFWAQAELVAAATDVAEVVGGAIALHLLFGVPLPLGGVIVGAASLLLLATQDRYGQRRFEAVVVALLLVITVGFLAGLVLSPPDAGGVLAGLAPRFDGSDSVLLAASMLGATVMPHAIYVHSALVRDRHGRAPEGEGRRLLLRATRWDVATALAVAGAVNIGLLLLAASALQGVEGTDSIEGAHAAIVASLGPAIGVVFAVGLLASGLASTSVGAYAGATIMAGLLHRRIPLLVRRVVTIVPAVVLLALGADPTWTLVLSQVVLSFGIPFVMVPLVRLTRDRSVMGADRSGPVVHGVLCVVVALVVALNLALLGLLVVG; translated from the coding sequence ATGCGCGACAACGGGTCGCCGGTGGGTGTGGCGGACGGCACGACGGACGCGCCGAGACGAGGCCCGCACGGCCGGCCGGCAGGGCGCATCCCCGTGCTCCTCGGGCCCGCGTTCGTCGCCGCGGTCGCCTACGTCGACCCGGGCAACGTCGCCGCCAACCTCACCGCCGGCGCACGGTACGGGTACCTGCTGCTGTGGGTGCTCGTCGCCGCCAACGCCATGGCCGTGCTCGTGCAGTACCAGTCCGCCAAGCTCGGGCTCGTCACCGGCCGGTCGCTGCCCGAGATCCTCGGCGACCGGCTCGGGCGCCGCAGCCGCCTCGCGTTCTGGGCGCAGGCCGAGCTCGTGGCCGCCGCCACCGACGTCGCCGAGGTCGTCGGCGGCGCCATCGCCCTGCACCTGCTCTTCGGGGTGCCGCTGCCGCTCGGCGGCGTGATCGTCGGCGCCGCGTCCCTGCTGCTGCTCGCCACGCAGGACCGGTACGGCCAGCGCCGGTTCGAGGCCGTCGTCGTCGCGCTCCTGCTCGTCATCACCGTCGGCTTCCTCGCCGGGCTCGTGCTCAGCCCGCCCGACGCCGGTGGCGTCCTCGCCGGCCTCGCGCCACGGTTCGACGGCTCCGACTCCGTGCTGCTCGCCGCGAGCATGCTCGGCGCCACCGTCATGCCGCACGCGATCTACGTGCACTCCGCGTTGGTCCGCGACCGGCACGGGCGCGCCCCCGAGGGCGAGGGACGGCGCCTGCTGCTCCGGGCGACCCGCTGGGACGTCGCCACCGCGCTCGCGGTGGCCGGGGCCGTGAACATCGGGCTGCTGCTGCTCGCGGCCTCCGCGCTGCAGGGCGTCGAGGGCACCGACTCCATCGAGGGCGCGCACGCCGCGATCGTCGCGTCCCTCGGGCCGGCGATCGGCGTGGTCTTCGCCGTCGGGCTGCTCGCGTCCGGGCTCGCGTCCACGTCCGTCGGCGCCTACGCGGGCGCCACGATCATGGCCGGCCTGCTGCACCGCCGGATCCCGCTGCTCGTGCGCCGCGTCGTGACGATCGTGCCCGCCGTCGTGCTGCTCGCCCTCGGGGCGGACCCGACCTGGACCCTCGTGCTCAGCCAGGTGGTCCTCAGCTTCGGCATCCCGTTCGTCATGGTCCCGCTCGTGCGGCTGACCCGGGACCGGTCGGTCATGGGCGCCGACCGCAGCGGGCCGGTCGTGCACGGCGTGCTGTGCGTCGTCGTCGCGCTCGTCGTCGCGCTCAACCTCGCCCTGCTGGGCCTGCTCGTCGTCGGCTGA
- a CDS encoding RNA polymerase sigma factor, with protein sequence MSTPAAGTDADVDAALAAAWRAHWSHLVALLVGQFASPDLAEEGVADAFEAAARTWPRSGVPDNPGAWLLTTARRRVLDRLRSRAVHRRKEPLLIVDEQLRAVAAQTQDPGAHVPDDQLRLVLTCCHPALAVADRVALTLRFVVGLRTQDVARLQLVQHTAMSARLTRAKKRLATAGIAFTVPPPERLDERMDAVTTVLYLLFTAGYQPSDAPGGLRVDLADEAIRLTRELDRLLPGRADLRALLALMLLQHSRRDTRLDAAGALVLLPDQDRTRWHHDEIAQAVDLLGTVPPGDGRAEEYRLQALAAAEHATAARPQDTRWDVVAARYAELEARTGSPVVRLARAVAVAEGTGPEAGLRLLDGLDTDLAHHHRLPAVRGELLLRAGRAAEAAAELERALALAPAGAEQDHLRQRLADARTPG encoded by the coding sequence GTGAGCACCCCCGCGGCCGGCACGGACGCCGACGTCGACGCCGCGCTCGCCGCGGCGTGGCGCGCGCACTGGTCGCACCTCGTCGCGCTGCTCGTGGGCCAGTTCGCCAGCCCCGACCTGGCCGAGGAGGGCGTGGCCGACGCGTTCGAGGCGGCCGCGCGCACGTGGCCACGCTCCGGGGTGCCGGACAACCCCGGGGCGTGGCTGCTGACCACGGCACGCCGCCGCGTGCTCGACCGCCTGCGTTCGCGCGCGGTCCACCGGCGCAAGGAGCCGCTGCTCATCGTCGACGAGCAGCTGCGCGCCGTGGCCGCGCAGACGCAGGACCCGGGGGCGCACGTGCCCGACGACCAGCTGCGGCTCGTGCTCACGTGCTGCCACCCGGCGCTGGCGGTCGCCGACCGGGTGGCCCTGACCCTGCGGTTCGTGGTCGGGCTGCGCACGCAGGACGTGGCCCGGCTGCAGCTCGTGCAGCACACCGCGATGTCGGCGCGGCTGACCCGGGCCAAGAAGCGCCTCGCCACCGCCGGCATCGCGTTCACCGTGCCACCGCCCGAGCGCCTCGACGAGCGCATGGACGCCGTCACGACCGTGCTGTACCTGCTGTTCACGGCCGGGTACCAGCCGTCCGACGCCCCCGGCGGGCTGCGCGTCGACCTGGCCGACGAGGCCATCCGGCTGACCCGCGAGCTGGACCGTCTGCTGCCGGGCCGCGCCGACCTGCGCGCCCTGCTCGCGCTCATGCTGCTGCAGCACTCGCGCCGCGACACGCGCCTGGACGCGGCGGGCGCGCTCGTGCTGCTGCCCGACCAGGACCGCACGCGCTGGCACCACGACGAGATCGCGCAGGCCGTCGACCTGCTGGGCACCGTCCCGCCGGGCGACGGGCGCGCCGAGGAGTACCGGCTGCAGGCGCTCGCCGCCGCGGAGCACGCCACGGCGGCCCGCCCGCAGGACACCCGCTGGGACGTGGTGGCCGCCCGGTACGCCGAGCTCGAGGCCCGCACCGGCTCGCCGGTGGTGCGGCTGGCCCGTGCGGTGGCGGTGGCGGAGGGTACGGGGCCGGAGGCGGGCCTGCGGCTGCTCGACGGGCTCGACACGGACCTGGCGCACCACCACCGGCTGCCGGCGGTCCGCGGCGAGCTGCTGCTGCGGGCGGGCCGGGCCGCGGAGGCGGCCGCCGAGCTGGAGCGGGCGCTGGCGCTGGCACCGGCGGGTGCCGAGCAGGACCACCTGCGTCAGCGCCTGGCGGATGCGCGCACCCCGGGGTGA
- a CDS encoding YciI family protein, producing MRFVVLVYQDERVWLEADDAARERWTAQHAAFDAGLRDAGVELVATEVLHGVDAATTFRRRGGDVTLTDGPFAQTAEQLGGLYVLDAPDLDAVTGALGLLPEYTLEVRPVAAL from the coding sequence ATGAGGTTCGTCGTGCTCGTCTACCAGGACGAGCGGGTGTGGCTCGAGGCCGACGACGCCGCGCGGGAGCGGTGGACCGCCCAGCACGCGGCCTTCGACGCCGGGCTGCGGGACGCAGGCGTGGAGCTCGTGGCCACCGAGGTCCTGCACGGCGTCGACGCCGCGACGACGTTCCGCCGCCGGGGCGGCGACGTCACGCTGACGGACGGGCCGTTCGCGCAGACCGCGGAGCAGCTCGGCGGGCTGTACGTGCTCGACGCGCCCGACCTCGACGCCGTGACCGGGGCGCTCGGGCTGCTGCCGGAGTACACCCTCGAGGTGCGACCGGTCGCGGCGCTGTGA
- a CDS encoding YciI family protein, with the protein MSDATTYLVLLWGREEEWADADEATVAAAMAEHDRFTQALAAGGHEIVGGDALAPAATARVVRRGDDPDDLTVTDGPYAEAVEQLGGYYAVRTADLAGLTALVGIVVGTGTVEIRPVETYA; encoded by the coding sequence ATGAGCGACGCGACGACGTACCTCGTGCTGCTGTGGGGGCGCGAGGAGGAGTGGGCGGACGCCGACGAGGCGACCGTGGCCGCCGCGATGGCGGAGCACGACCGGTTCACGCAGGCCCTCGCGGCGGGTGGGCACGAGATCGTGGGCGGGGACGCCCTCGCACCGGCGGCCACGGCCCGGGTGGTGCGGCGCGGCGACGACCCGGACGACCTCACCGTGACCGACGGACCGTACGCGGAGGCCGTGGAGCAGCTCGGCGGGTACTACGCGGTGCGGACCGCGGACCTGGCCGGGCTCACCGCTCTGGTCGGGATCGTCGTCGGCACCGGCACCGTGGAGATCCGACCCGTCGAGACGTACGCATGA
- a CDS encoding MFS transporter → MPTPRTPGAFWWLWTSSALSNLADGVLKMAVPLVALRYTDSPAQIAGLSLAMGLPWLLVALPAGALVDRWDRRQTMLVANTVRTLVLVVVLGVAMAGHASMAWLYAAALVVGVAEVFYDTTAQSILPQVVGRDALPRANGRLMAAELTANQFVGPPLGGLLAAAGVGLAFGVPAGAWALAVVALVAVRGTFRTPVDTSAPRTSLRADVAEGLRFLWNRPALRSLAFMTGLQNLASTAGGAVFVLWAVGPGSALGLSEPGYGLLGTTLAVGAVGGSLVAARVADRAGLTLTLALSVLASAAMLAVPAVTSQIVLVGASYLAAGLGMALWNVTVVSLRQRLTPDRLLGRVNSAYRLLAWGTIPIGAAVGGALAELAGIRIVLVASAALTVVTLLLLPAITAARIDEMEDAPHPDRAAPTDPVPAVATPGMPVRGAEDA, encoded by the coding sequence ATGCCCACCCCCCGCACACCCGGGGCGTTCTGGTGGCTCTGGACGTCCTCCGCGTTGTCGAACCTCGCCGACGGCGTGCTCAAGATGGCCGTGCCGCTCGTCGCGCTCCGCTACACCGACTCCCCCGCGCAGATCGCCGGGCTCAGCCTCGCCATGGGGCTGCCCTGGCTGCTCGTCGCGCTGCCCGCCGGGGCCCTGGTCGACCGGTGGGACCGGCGGCAGACGATGCTCGTGGCGAACACCGTCCGCACGCTCGTGCTCGTCGTCGTGCTCGGCGTCGCGATGGCCGGCCACGCGAGCATGGCGTGGCTGTACGCGGCCGCGCTCGTCGTCGGCGTGGCCGAGGTCTTCTACGACACGACCGCGCAGTCGATCCTGCCGCAGGTCGTCGGGCGGGACGCGCTGCCCCGTGCGAACGGGCGGCTCATGGCCGCCGAGCTCACCGCCAACCAGTTCGTCGGCCCGCCGCTCGGCGGCCTCCTCGCCGCGGCGGGCGTCGGGCTCGCGTTCGGGGTCCCGGCGGGGGCGTGGGCGCTGGCCGTCGTCGCGCTCGTCGCCGTGCGCGGCACGTTCCGCACACCCGTCGACACGTCCGCACCCCGCACGTCGCTGCGCGCCGACGTCGCCGAGGGCCTGCGCTTCCTGTGGAACCGCCCCGCGCTGCGCTCGCTCGCCTTCATGACCGGGCTGCAGAACCTCGCCTCGACCGCCGGCGGTGCGGTGTTCGTGCTGTGGGCCGTCGGGCCCGGCTCCGCGCTCGGCCTCAGCGAGCCGGGGTACGGCCTGCTCGGGACCACCCTGGCCGTCGGGGCCGTCGGCGGGTCGCTCGTCGCCGCGCGGGTCGCCGACCGCGCCGGCCTGACCCTGACGCTCGCCCTGTCGGTGCTGGCCAGCGCAGCGATGCTCGCCGTCCCCGCGGTGACGTCGCAGATCGTGCTCGTGGGCGCCTCCTACCTGGCCGCCGGCCTGGGCATGGCCCTGTGGAACGTCACGGTCGTCTCCCTGCGCCAGCGGCTGACGCCGGACCGGCTGCTCGGACGGGTGAACAGCGCCTACCGCCTGCTGGCGTGGGGCACCATCCCGATCGGCGCGGCCGTCGGCGGGGCGCTCGCCGAGCTCGCGGGCATCCGCATCGTGCTCGTCGCCTCGGCCGCGCTCACCGTCGTCACGCTCCTGCTGCTGCCCGCGATCACGGCCGCGCGCATCGACGAGATGGAGGACGCCCCGCACCCCGACCGCGCGGCACCCACCGACCCCGTCCCCGCGGTCGCCACGCCCGGGATGCCCGTCAGGGGTGCCGAGGACGCATAG
- a CDS encoding NUDIX domain-containing protein, with amino-acid sequence MIDPVPPTSAGLLLHHRGPAPRLLLAHTGGPFWARKDARAWSVPKGLVEPGESHEQTARREFVEEIGVPVPTGPLVELGAFRYTSGKTVVVLALEVPADLVGSDEDPACEDLTQRAVSTVEVTWPPRSGRVVVVPEVDRAAWWGYDEAREKLVAGQVPVVDALVAALAR; translated from the coding sequence ATGATCGACCCCGTGCCGCCCACCAGCGCAGGACTGCTCCTGCACCACCGCGGGCCCGCGCCCCGCCTGCTCCTCGCCCACACGGGTGGTCCGTTCTGGGCCCGCAAGGACGCGCGGGCGTGGTCCGTGCCCAAGGGTCTCGTCGAGCCCGGCGAGAGCCACGAGCAGACCGCCCGGCGCGAGTTCGTCGAGGAGATCGGCGTCCCCGTGCCCACGGGCCCGCTCGTCGAGCTCGGTGCGTTCCGCTACACGTCCGGCAAGACCGTCGTCGTCCTCGCGCTGGAGGTGCCGGCCGACCTCGTCGGCTCGGACGAGGACCCCGCCTGCGAGGACCTGACGCAGCGCGCTGTCAGCACCGTCGAGGTGACGTGGCCCCCGCGGTCCGGCCGCGTCGTCGTCGTCCCCGAGGTCGACCGCGCCGCCTGGTGGGGCTACGACGAGGCCCGTGAGAAGCTCGTCGCCGGCCAGGTCCCCGTCGTCGACGCCCTGGTCGCGGCGCTGGCCCGATGA
- a CDS encoding bifunctional 2-polyprenyl-6-hydroxyphenol methylase/3-demethylubiquinol 3-O-methyltransferase UbiG, whose protein sequence is MSDDRRWNHNTHYHRLVLAAVPAGARTALDVGCGEGMLARRLRQVVPDVTGIDLDAAGLDQARRAGGGPAYVQGDVLTHPLPLGGFDVVASVATLHHLDAREGLARMAALVAPGGRLVVVGVARSDSPADVPYEIGAVVAHAVARRARGYWEHPSPTVWPPHESYASMRRVVAEVLPGARWRRHLYWRWSLVWTRPAVTGA, encoded by the coding sequence ATGAGCGACGACCGGCGCTGGAACCACAACACCCACTACCACCGGCTCGTCCTCGCCGCCGTGCCCGCAGGGGCGCGGACCGCGCTCGACGTCGGCTGCGGCGAGGGCATGCTCGCCCGGCGGCTCCGGCAGGTCGTCCCGGACGTCACCGGCATCGACCTCGACGCCGCGGGCCTCGACCAGGCCCGCCGTGCCGGCGGCGGACCCGCCTACGTGCAGGGGGACGTGCTCACGCACCCGCTGCCCCTCGGCGGCTTCGACGTCGTCGCGTCGGTCGCGACCCTGCACCACCTCGACGCCCGGGAGGGCCTCGCGCGGATGGCCGCGCTGGTGGCTCCCGGTGGCCGGCTCGTCGTCGTGGGCGTCGCGCGCTCGGACTCGCCCGCCGACGTGCCGTACGAGATCGGTGCGGTCGTCGCCCATGCCGTCGCCCGGCGTGCCCGCGGCTACTGGGAGCACCCGTCGCCGACCGTGTGGCCGCCGCACGAGAGCTACGCGTCGATGCGCCGCGTCGTCGCCGAGGTGCTGCCCGGTGCCCGGTGGCGCCGGCACCTCTACTGGCGGTGGTCCCTGGTCTGGACCCGCCCGGCTGTCACCGGCGCATGA
- a CDS encoding DUF5701 family protein produces MGVPVVAVDPALPTVLAEPSPAAAAVDPAAPHADELDRQVRALVESGVAATLGWDADALGARADALRQHLDALPQPGSTAWAGAPDDAVPFVLVLPALDVNAVAPAMRRGGRLGVSVVPPDEAAAYLPAHGVEVPAEPYLLVGVDTGSTWCGTAPEQATAAVLDAGRTPLTMLEGVLLTVVRPDVLRPNRCYSLAGSRTGTNQRVPAVWISERRAKLGWCWDRNPHTWLGLASATTRLSP; encoded by the coding sequence ATGGGTGTCCCCGTCGTCGCCGTCGACCCCGCACTGCCCACGGTCCTCGCGGAACCCTCGCCCGCGGCGGCCGCCGTCGACCCCGCCGCCCCGCACGCCGACGAGCTCGACCGCCAGGTGCGGGCGCTCGTCGAGAGCGGCGTCGCCGCCACCCTCGGCTGGGACGCCGACGCGCTCGGTGCCCGGGCCGACGCGCTGCGCCAGCACCTCGACGCCCTCCCGCAGCCCGGCAGCACCGCCTGGGCGGGTGCGCCGGACGACGCGGTGCCGTTCGTCCTCGTCCTGCCCGCCCTCGACGTCAACGCCGTCGCCCCCGCGATGCGACGCGGCGGCCGGCTCGGCGTCAGCGTGGTCCCGCCCGACGAGGCCGCCGCCTACCTGCCCGCGCACGGCGTCGAGGTGCCCGCCGAGCCGTACCTGCTCGTGGGCGTCGACACCGGGTCCACGTGGTGCGGCACCGCCCCCGAGCAGGCCACGGCCGCGGTGCTCGACGCCGGCCGCACCCCGCTGACGATGCTCGAGGGCGTGCTCCTCACGGTCGTGCGCCCCGACGTGCTGCGCCCGAACCGCTGCTACTCGCTGGCGGGCTCGCGGACCGGCACGAACCAGCGCGTGCCCGCCGTGTGGATCAGCGAGCGGCGCGCCAAGCTCGGCTGGTGCTGGGACCGCAACCCGCACACCTGGCTCGGCCTGGCCTCCGCGACGACGCGCCTGAGCCCCTGA
- a CDS encoding DinB family protein, giving the protein MDTPGTITVERTDPPLSGSEAQTLLTFLDYHRRTLLLKADGLDAAGLDQALAPSTMTLGGLLKHLAYVEHHWLHVVLLGLPPVEPWASADWDADPDWEWHSAVDDSPEQLRDLFTRSVARSEQVVADALTRGDLGQVSVRPQRGTGEHYSLRWILVHLVEEYARHNGHADLLREAVDGTTGE; this is encoded by the coding sequence ATGGACACCCCCGGCACGATCACGGTCGAACGCACCGACCCGCCGCTGAGCGGCTCCGAGGCGCAGACCCTCCTGACCTTCCTCGACTACCACCGCCGCACGCTGCTGCTCAAGGCCGACGGGCTCGACGCCGCCGGCCTGGACCAGGCGCTCGCGCCGTCGACGATGACCCTCGGCGGGCTGCTCAAGCACCTGGCGTACGTGGAGCACCACTGGCTGCACGTGGTGCTGCTGGGCCTGCCGCCGGTGGAGCCGTGGGCGTCGGCCGACTGGGACGCCGACCCGGACTGGGAGTGGCACAGCGCGGTCGACGACTCCCCCGAGCAGCTGCGGGACCTGTTCACCCGGTCCGTGGCGCGCTCGGAGCAGGTCGTGGCCGACGCGCTGACCCGCGGCGACCTCGGCCAGGTGTCGGTGCGGCCGCAGCGCGGCACCGGCGAGCACTACTCGCTGCGGTGGATCCTCGTGCACCTCGTCGAGGAGTACGCCCGCCACAACGGCCACGCGGACCTCCTGCGCGAGGCCGTCGACGGCACCACCGGCGAGTAG
- a CDS encoding winged helix DNA-binding domain-containing protein translates to MTLTADDLNRATLARQMLLAREDVPVEDAVRRVLALQAQDAAGPYVALANRVAAFDPAAVDAAYAAARLVRSTLLRITIHTVHADDHPTLHAAVLPTLRASCLNDPRFTVSGLTPADADDVVAGLRALTAVPRTQDEIDAWLRERVGPDAAPAAWWAVRRFARLRHVPDGSTWAFARRRTYAATGDDAEPDRTPALAAYALRWFAAFGPGTVADVAQAAMVRRGDVRAALDAVPGALVEVTGPDGRPLLDLPDAPRPDGRTPAPPRLLGMWDSVLLAHHDRSRVVPPQHRAHVTRRNGDVLPTLLVDGRVAGVWRLVDDGVEATALDPLPDDAWDGLAEEAARLLAWAAPRDPALYARHTHWWASLPADGQRRVLPG, encoded by the coding sequence GTGACCCTCACGGCGGACGACCTCAACCGGGCGACCCTGGCGCGCCAGATGCTCCTCGCCCGCGAGGACGTGCCGGTCGAGGACGCGGTGCGCCGGGTGCTGGCGCTGCAGGCGCAGGACGCCGCGGGTCCGTACGTGGCGCTCGCCAACCGGGTCGCGGCGTTCGACCCCGCCGCCGTCGACGCCGCCTACGCCGCGGCCCGCCTGGTCCGCTCGACGCTGCTGCGGATCACCATCCACACGGTGCACGCCGACGACCACCCGACGCTGCACGCCGCGGTGCTGCCGACGCTGCGGGCGTCGTGCCTGAACGACCCGCGGTTCACGGTGAGCGGGCTGACCCCGGCCGACGCGGACGACGTCGTCGCCGGGCTGCGCGCCCTGACGGCCGTGCCGCGCACGCAGGACGAGATCGACGCGTGGCTGCGCGAGCGTGTGGGCCCCGACGCCGCACCGGCGGCGTGGTGGGCCGTGCGGCGGTTCGCGCGCCTGCGCCACGTGCCCGACGGGTCGACCTGGGCGTTCGCGCGCCGGCGCACGTACGCGGCCACCGGGGACGACGCCGAGCCGGACCGCACGCCGGCCCTCGCGGCGTACGCGCTGCGCTGGTTCGCCGCGTTCGGGCCCGGCACGGTGGCCGACGTCGCGCAGGCCGCGATGGTGCGGCGCGGGGACGTGCGCGCCGCGCTCGACGCGGTGCCGGGCGCGCTCGTCGAGGTCACCGGGCCCGACGGCCGGCCGCTGCTCGACCTGCCCGACGCCCCGCGCCCCGACGGCCGCACGCCCGCCCCGCCACGGCTGCTGGGCATGTGGGACAGCGTGCTGCTGGCCCACCACGACCGCAGCCGGGTCGTGCCGCCGCAGCACCGCGCCCACGTGACCCGGCGCAACGGCGACGTGCTGCCGACCCTGCTGGTCGACGGGCGCGTGGCCGGGGTGTGGCGGCTCGTCGACGACGGCGTCGAGGCGACCGCTCTCGACCCCCTGCCCGACGACGCGTGGGACGGGCTGGCGGAGGAGGCCGCACGCCTGCTCGCCTGGGCCGCCCCGCGCGACCCGGCGCTCTACGCCCGGCACACCCACTGGTGGGCGTCCCTGCCCGCGGACGGGCAGCGGCGCGTCCTGCCCGGCTGA